A window from Telopea speciosissima isolate NSW1024214 ecotype Mountain lineage chromosome 8, Tspe_v1, whole genome shotgun sequence encodes these proteins:
- the LOC122671562 gene encoding uncharacterized protein LOC122671562 isoform X2 gives MEATGDEGLLKTIRPPRLEDAGLEDCALSDESIKEAFLKAANSIRSRASSILITTAEDEEDDSKSCIQDPGPSDGKLSDTLVGISPEAEPPGPCGNEKGGGLPQSLGADVVVAGVADSLSDEEGRHCVDELQGLKIKEDVDHKDYDDEQDNRDEGPILAETYV, from the exons atGGAGGCAACGGGGGATGAAGGGCTGCTGAAGACGATTCGACCACCGAGGCTCGAAGATGCAGGTTTGGAGGACTGCGCTCTCTCCGATGAATCCATCAAAGAAGCATTCCTTAAGGCTGCCAACTCTATCCGCTCTCGGGCTTCCTCTATCCTCATCACCACTGCTGAGGACGAAGAAGACGATTCCAAAAGCTGTATTCAGGACCCTGGCCCAAGCGATGGCAAGCTGTCGGATACGCTGGTAGGGATATCACCGGAAGCAGAGCCACCGGGACCTTGTGGCAATGAGAAAGGCGGTGGGTTGCCACAATCATTGGGGGCTGACGTCGTCGTCGCCGGTGTGGCTGATTCGTTGAGTGATGAGGAAGGTCGCCAC TGTGTGGATGAGTTACAGGGTCTCAAGATCAAGGAAGATGTCGATCATAAGGATTACGATGATGAGCAAGATAACAGGGACGAAGGCCCCATCTTAGCTGAAACTTATGTATGA
- the LOC122671562 gene encoding uncharacterized protein LOC122671562 isoform X1, producing the protein MEATGDEGLLKTIRPPRLEDAGLEDCALSDESIKEAFLKAANSIRSRASSILITTAEDEEDDSKSCIQDPGPSDGKLSDTLVGISPEAEPPGPCGNEKGGGLPQSLGADVVVAGVADSLSDEEGRHSDSRVLGAEIPDGGKACVDELQGLKIKEDVDHKDYDDEQDNRDEGPILAETYV; encoded by the coding sequence atGGAGGCAACGGGGGATGAAGGGCTGCTGAAGACGATTCGACCACCGAGGCTCGAAGATGCAGGTTTGGAGGACTGCGCTCTCTCCGATGAATCCATCAAAGAAGCATTCCTTAAGGCTGCCAACTCTATCCGCTCTCGGGCTTCCTCTATCCTCATCACCACTGCTGAGGACGAAGAAGACGATTCCAAAAGCTGTATTCAGGACCCTGGCCCAAGCGATGGCAAGCTGTCGGATACGCTGGTAGGGATATCACCGGAAGCAGAGCCACCGGGACCTTGTGGCAATGAGAAAGGCGGTGGGTTGCCACAATCATTGGGGGCTGACGTCGTCGTCGCCGGTGTGGCTGATTCGTTGAGTGATGAGGAAGGTCGCCACAGTGACAGCAGAGTATTGGGAGCGGAGATACCTGATGGGGGGAAGGCATGTGTGGATGAGTTACAGGGTCTCAAGATCAAGGAAGATGTCGATCATAAGGATTACGATGATGAGCAAGATAACAGGGACGAAGGCCCCATCTTAGCTGAAACTTATGTATGA